The following is a genomic window from Deinococcus sp. LM3.
GCGGCGGTGTTACGGATCTCCCCGGCACGGACCGTTCCAGCGCCGAGCATGGTCAGCGTGATCAGCAGGGCCGACCGGACAGGAGTGGAGGAGAGGGTGAACACGTCCGCCTCAGTTGACCCGGACCACGAAGGTCACGGTGAAGGTCGCGCCGGGGTTCAGGACGTCCGCAGCGGTGATGGTGCTGTCGCCGTTCGTGTCGAGCGCCGCCAGGAAGCTGCCGCGCGTGCCGTTCAGGCTGGCGGGCGAGGCAGCGCTGCTGAACCAGTTGGTGCCGCCGTTCGTGCTGAACAGCACGCTGGCGCTGCTGGCTCCCAGTTTCACGTAGCTGGTGACGACGTTGCTGCTCGCGTCGACCGGCAGCTGGTCTTCGAGGACGGCGTTGTTCAGGACGCTGCTGCCGTCGTTGCGGACGACCAGGGTGTAGCGCAGGTAGTCGCCGGGGTTCACGCGGCCGTCCGTGACGGGCGTGACGGCGGTGCAGGTGGCGTCGTTGCACAGCTCGACGGTCTTGGTGACGCTGGCCACGACGGACTGCACGCTGGTGGTGTCGTCGACGCTCAGGGCGACGGTGACGCGCGGGTCACGCTGCGCGGTCAGGTTGACGCGGATGGTGGCGGTCTCGCTGGGCGTGGCGTTGCCGGGCAGTCCGGCGGGCGCCGTGACCTGCACGTAGATGTTCTGCGTGCCGGCCCGCGCGACCGTGCCGCTCAGGGTCGAGGTGAAGGGACCCGAGGCGCTGGTCGAGAAGGCGTACGCGAAGCCCTGCGCGGACGTGACGGCCGGAACGGTGAAGTCGGCGTTGTCGTTGCCGGTGTTCGTCAGGGTGTGCGTGTAGACGACGCTGCCGCCGCTGATGGTGCTCTGCGCGCCGTTCGGGGCGAAGGTGCCGCTGGTGACCGAGTTCGTGCGCGCCACGTTGGTCACGCTGGTCACGCGGCCCGCGTCGGTGGTGGAGGTCGCGGTGACGGTGACGCTGGTGTCGCCGGCCACGGCGCCGGCCGGGATGGGCGTGACGGCCAGCAGGAACAGGGTGCCGCCGGGCGCGACCGGGGCGGTCGGGCCGGTCAGTTCGGTGTCGCCGCTGTCCAGGATGCCGTTGTTGTTCGTGTCGATGTAGTAGCGGGTGCCGGCGGGGCCGCTCAGGGTGAACGCTTCCTCGACGGGGCCGCCGTTGCGCAGCTCCAGCGGGAACACGGCGTCCTGACCGGGGTTCGCGCTGACCGTGACGGGCGTGGTGCTGGGCGCGGTGGCGCTGTCGCGGTCGCTGTTGCCCAGGACCGGCAGGCCGGCGGCCGTGACGCGGGCGATCACGCTGGTGGTCGTGTCGGCCGTGCCGCCGCTGGGGGTGGCGCTGACGGTCAGGGCGGTGTTCGTCGTGCCGGCGGCCGAGAACGGCACCGAGCAGGTGACGGCGAATTCCAGCGTGGCGCCGGCCGCCAGCGACACGGACGAGGAGATCACGGAGCCCAGCGTGCCGCTGCTGTCGATGTTGCGGACCGTGCAGGTCCAGCCGGCCGGGGCGCCGCTGACGGCCAGGGTGAAGGTGTTCGTGGCGTTCCCGGTGTTCCTGAGCGTCTCGCGGAAGGTGACGGTGCTGCCCGCCACGACGTCCGTGACGGTGGTCTGCGTGTCGCCGCTGCGCTCGATGGTCACGCCGCCGTAGGTGTACGTGCCGGTGGAGGGCGTGCCCGCCTCGGGGAAGCTGAAGGGGCCGACGGCGGCGCGGCTGACGGTGGCGACCGTCACGCTGGTGGCCGGGCTGACCGGGCGTTCGCCGGTGTCGGCGCCGTCGCCGTCGGCGTTGCCGTCGAAGACGCCGCTCACGGTGTTGCTGATGGTGGTGTTCGCCGGGGCGCCGTCCGGCACGCGGGCGTCGAAGGTCAGGCTCACGCTGTCGCCGGCGGCGAGCAGGTCGCCGCTGCCCTCGACGAGCAGCGCTACGGCGTTCACGTTCGCCAGGGTGGCGGGCGCGGTGGCCGTCCAGGTGCTGCCGCCGTCGGTGGAGTACAGGCGCACGAGGGTGGGGGCGGGCGTGCTGTTGCCGGCGCCGACCGTGAAGGTGGCGGCGCCCATGGCGGCGAAGGTCTGGCCGCTCAGCGGGTCGCTCAGCAGGATGCCGCTGCGGGGTGTGCCGTCCACGGTGACGACGCCGGTCACGCCGCGCGCCGGGTTGCCGCTGGGCACGGTGGCGCTGAAGGTGTACGACAGGGTGCTGCCGGGGTTGACGGGGCCGGTCGGT
Proteins encoded in this region:
- a CDS encoding DUF11 domain-containing protein gives rise to the protein MNHVSRTLLLSTALALTGTGLAAGTAPNTVINNKAVLTYRDALNAPRTVDSNIATVTVRQVFAVTVTPDSPEAPIAPARAFATFAGGTRQIPYTLTNPGNGTDTYTLSVTQSTSDGFDAGIRILRGGVEVTGPITLTADQSADLIIEATVPAGTADGLASRFALVATSGGNGTVVDSDNYAQLTVSAAGQLNLGLSVSPTGPVNPGSTLSYTFSATVPSGNPARGVTGVVTVDGTPRSGILLSDPLSGQTFAAMGAATFTVGAGNSTPAPTLVRLYSTDGGSTWTATAPATLANVNAVALLVEGSGDLLAAGDSVSLTFDARVPDGAPANTTISNTVSGVFDGNADGDGADTGERPVSPATSVTVATVSRAAVGPFSFPEAGTPSTGTYTYGGVTIERSGDTQTTVTDVVAGSTVTFRETLRNTGNATNTFTLAVSGAPAGWTCTVRNIDSSGTLGSVISSSVSLAAGATLEFAVTCSVPFSAAGTTNTALTVSATPSGGTADTTTSVIARVTAAGLPVLGNSDRDSATAPSTTPVTVSANPGQDAVFPLELRNGGPVEEAFTLSGPAGTRYYIDTNNNGILDSGDTELTGPTAPVAPGGTLFLLAVTPIPAGAVAGDTSVTVTATSTTDAGRVTSVTNVARTNSVTSGTFAPNGAQSTISGGSVVYTHTLTNTGNDNADFTVPAVTSAQGFAYAFSTSASGPFTSTLSGTVARAGTQNIYVQVTAPAGLPGNATPSETATIRVNLTAQRDPRVTVALSVDDTTSVQSVVASVTKTVELCNDATCTAVTPVTDGRVNPGDYLRYTLVVRNDGSSVLNNAVLEDQLPVDASSNVVTSYVKLGASSASVLFSTNGGTNWFSSAASPASLNGTRGSFLAALDTNGDSTITAADVLNPGATFTVTFVVRVN